agtccagaccacattcactcagccgctctgtgcTGGGGTTTGGCTTTGGGACTCTGGATCCTCagcagagtttgtgtaaagtgaaataaatgtgtttagtcagcttgttgctgacagctggttgctgggatgtctctgctgttctgctgtttatttgctgctgtttcctgtgtctgtgcagccatggaggatatcactgctgatcaggagtttgattcacagaaatatttctccacatgaaactctaaacttctctgagctctaaacATCAGTGGGATCCTGGTGttgatgtgtctgtatgttgttgtttctcttccacttcatggagcccagcagaggaatcagcagaccttcctttatcacagactcttttcacatctcatcactttggaaatgggaaaataatcCTGGAGTTACGCTGACTTTGGTTTGTTCCAGAGATcaaatgttgttgctgttttctgagccgaccaacagatgaggaagtctgttctgaggtgttcagaaactgtcagaaatttgtccttttgactttcttcaatAAAACAGCTTCATCACAGAGAAACGAGTCCAGTTTTCTTTGAATGTGTCCAACAGAGATTTTTCTTTCCTCCGTCTCTCACTCAGAAAGATCTGATCCACATGCTTCAGATGATCAGTTATTATTCTGGGAACACTTTCTTCAGCTGATAAAAACAGTACGAGAACCGATGAGAACAAACAGCAGGGACGCCACAAGCTAACAGGCTTTAGCATGAAGACAGTAAAAGGCAAAAAGGACTCGCTGGGAATGTTTTACACTCTTcttctaaaaaataaaactgaaaaaacacaaaataaaacagaaaaaaacagaaaaaaaacaaatgaaacaaaaaaataataataataaaacagaataaaaacacaaaaaaacaaaaagaaacaaaataaaacaaacaaacaaaaaacactaaataaaacaaaaaacagaaaaaaacttaatcaaacaaacaaacaataaaacagaaaaaaaagaaaaaacagaaaaaaaaagaaaaaataaaacaaaaaacacaaaataaaaacaaaatgaaacaaaataaaacaaacaaacacaaaataaaacaaaaaaaatacaaaataaaactccaaacaaacaaaaaaaaacaaaaaaataaataaaagagagtcctgatcaataacataacagacaacttagcaaagaagcctaACATGAAGACAGTAAAAGGCAAAAAGGACTCGCTGGGAATGTTTTACACTCTTCATCCTGGTCTGTAGCGCCTCCAGCAGGTAGAAACTGGATCTAAAAtgctcctgtttttctttctgtgagcAGGAAGTTCATGTTGAGCAGATCAAAAGTCTCGATCCATCCCTcatttataataataatcataaaaatGATACATTTTATCTGTAATGCGCTTTATATTTTAACAATCTCAAAGTGCTGCAGAGCAGAAAAAATAAGACCGGAACATTTTTACTATACATTCAAAAGGAGAGCCTATAAAAGGTATTTTAGCAGCAAGCTTTCttaaaaaggtgagtttttaGGTTTTAGATATTTAtctaaacaaattaagtaaagtaaacttgtttttcatcggcaggaacatcattttactcatatACTCAACATAATTTTAAGTAAATGAGTttcaaacttaatcacattttaactactgattttatctattgttcttatttctttcttttttgtttaaaatttaaatcctgctttttatttctactgttttaatgtctctgtaaagctttgaatcgccctgtagttgaattgtgccgtacagaTAAACTGGCCTTGCCTAAactttatatatctgtagtatttgctgttatgaagtaacttagtagattttaacgatacactttcagagtaaagtttatgtagtatttctaggtttatgtacatacaactattaaacatttaaattgtatgaggaaacctaagtaaaacttactcttcccccataattcatgtattacgttaataaaatgtttcattttactgaagaagctcgagttcttactgaatcttagaaacacagttactctaatagagtttacttcaccaaaaagtcacttttctcAGTGCAGGTttagtccagactaaacatggagaagcagcatttagctgttatgctgcaaacaagtggaacaaactgccagtggagattaaactttcaccaaatggagacatttttaaatccaggttaaaaacatttctgttctcatgtgtctatgcatgaaatctgcacgctatctttgaacttatctgggctgttgcttgttttcaaattcatttgaaggattttatttgtttctctttatattcttttatgtaatttaatgcttcttccactccctgctgcaatgcttttattttatgtgaagcactttgaattgtttgtacatgaaatgcgctatataaataaatttgatttgatttgatattcttGAAGGAAGAGACACTGACATCTTCCATCGGTTAATTGTCTTGTCATTGTCTTGCTTTTGATAAAAGGCAGACTTACCTGGGCGCTATTCACTTACCTTATTCCTTGAAACAGTCCGGATATTTGACAAACTACTTACAAATGGTCATCAATAATCTTGAGCTGTATATACCCAAAAACAAAATATGTTAAAAACCATTGTCAAGGCAGTGAATACATTTTCCATACAAGATAATATAACGTAATGTTCTCTGTCTGTGATACAAAGGACTACTAACAGTAGCCTAGGGACACCACAGGCTGCTACAGTAAGAAAGTAACGTCAGAGAGCCAACTCGTGAACATGAGCAGTAACGTTAGAAGAAAGGGGCAGACGGCCTAACGTTAAGCTATAAATGTTTACGTGTCCTAACGTTACATAACAATATGGTAAAGTTACAAGGCCGACCTctcagtggccctcatttatcaagccgtcgtagaaagcatcgtagatatgagcggagaactcgtcgtacgcagaggctcaagtgagatttacagaacatgcgtaccacaccaatcccatcgtaagaccgagcggctgttgataaatccagcggctgaaatccatcgtaatgatcctaaccacgccttctacaaaacggggctgagaggccgcacctctagagtttgcgacatggatagacgaaaggcggcaaagaaacgctgccaacagcgttgacagccgtcccagctgtcaacagcgttggcgttgtaaatcgcagaccggacgaggtatgtattttcccctactgtgatggtcaataaaatgtgataaactccagattaaattaaatctaaaattgagcgatgttttactttttctccagtaagatcaggaagaagtggtccgatatgaaattggccaaaaaagaaggtcgcagctctccgacgcagcatgtcacaaacaggggggcggaaatccaggtttggatttgagtgccttggaggagagggtggctggcgtgatcggagctacgtcctcatcaggcgtgccagggaaacttgacactgatgcgcccatgtcagagctcgagaatggtaagaatgactgcacacccaagacgtttaaataaaacagttgctttaatattcaacacaaatgagtttcctaatcaaactaatatttttcattcacagatgaatccgaagtggcatccgggcaacctgacccgcgcaacgaatacgcggcccgtcaacatccgaagcgtctgcctgcctctgccccccggtctgcagcgtcacaccggccagccgtgttaaccacagaggtcctagaaagacaaacagagatcgtcaagtggatgatggctttaacacacaccatgcaatctatcgacagtacattgaaagacataaatgaaacactgaagtcacagaataaatgctgaaagaaatcgctgttctcctttcttttttccttgaataacagaatgcttaccgaaagtcagaatcgctgaataagttcctctctcctcctgagcgctcttggctgtgcaggcaggtggaagggatctctgggtacggggtcctctggatgtacatctggaaatggcactccatttttttgggcaatgttatggagatccccgcatgcaataataatattgcataccttttcgggcggataaggttccccccgcagccgagaaaCAGATCCAgcttaggagccctatacacctctccacagtggcacgcgtgcgcgaatgcgcaagcgcctctcctgtttggtgtgagggtgcgcggttaaataatgagccatcactcttccaattacggagttgtacttgtttaatttatttaatttgcgttgtttatatttatgttgaagtcaaataaaacatgggccttctttaaagtgataagtctgtaattttaacctagggatttgttgcgactcctgagcacgcactagtgacgctgctgtgttgcagtcaccgcaagtcaaaatggaaaagtgcgtacacggcctcagacctgtcgtggcgatttcatctttcctgcgctcacgatggatttgataaatgccaacctttgcgcagaaaagaacgtacacacgacctacgcatttttttcgtcttacgcaagtttgataaatgagggccattgtgttcTAGATATGAATGTGTTTGGTAATGTTTGTCTCTGACACTGGAGAACAAACATAAGAACGGCTAGAAGTTGTCTAACGCTGCCATAACGTTAACGTTAGTTTAACTGAACTGCATGATATAAACTTGCATCTATGCTCGCTTTAAATGTTGTAATAGTACAAGGAAAGAAGGATTAAGGATATGACAGCTAAGTACTACAACTCACAAAATTACACACATCAACATAGCGCTGCCTTACTTACCTTCCACAAAATTGCAGCAGCGTGACTGCAGGATCTTCCCAGGCCGGCTATACAAGAGCATCCTGTTGTCTCCATAACTCCCTCCGTTGTTACCAAAACCCAAGCGTTGGGACCAGAGAGCTGGCCTGGCTTGGGCTTACGGTGGCttttaaaaataacttttgatCATCCGCTTTATGCAGCAGGACGCGACCGACCTTTCCGCTCTGTAGGTACTGGAATGCTTCGGtgcttttaaagtttttcatCGAAGCCCCGTCTACGCCTACAGACGAAACCATGTGATTGAAAATATGGCCGTACATCACAGGGGGCCATCTCCTCCTGTCGTCCATCCACTCTGTTATTAGCCTAGGGTGTAGCAACATTTCCCCTCCACTACTACGAACAGCATCGCTCATCTCTGCCCAGGTAACATCCATCTTACGCTAGCTGACCGGAAGTTCCAACGCAAAGCGGAAGAAAAAAGGCTGTTAAAAATGGGCGGGGCGTAATAGGGTGAATAACAGTTCTTTACGATGTGATGATTAGATATGCACACTGATAtcttctgggtttttttgtgcCTGGTGGTGTCTGTCTGGTGGTGTGTGTGCCTGATAgccttttggaggggactgtacGAGTTAGAAATGAAAGAGAGACACTTTGgacggtgcggcgtctgcagtgatgcgggctctgcaccggcccgtcgtggtgaagaaggagctgagccagaaggccaagctctcgatttaccggtcagtctatgttcctaccctcacctatggtcacgagctgtgggtagtgaccgagagaacgagatcgcgaatacaagcggcagaaatgagtttcctccgcagggtgtctgggctctcccttagagatagggtgagaagctcggtcatccgggaggggctcggagtagaaccgctgctcctccgcatccagaggagtcagatgaggtggctcgggcatctggttaggatgcctcctggggcatccggttgggatgcctcctggggcatctggttgggatgcctcctggggcatccggttgggatgcctcctggggcatccggttaggatgcctcctggggcatccggttgggatgcctcctggggcatccggttgggatgcctcctggggcatccggttgggatgcctcctggggcatccggttaggatgcctcctggggcatctggttaggatgcctcctggggcatctggtgagaatgcctcctggacgcctccccggtgaggtgttccgggcccgtcccactgggaggaggccccggggaagacccaggacacgttggagagactatgtctctcggctggcctgggaacgcctcggggtccccccagaagagctggaggaagtggccggggacagggacgcctgggtctctctgctcaagctgctgcccccgcgacccgatccccggaccagcggaagataatggatggatggatggatggatggactttggATATGgacattaaaggcaaaaaaaagagacaaaaaacaaacaaaaaaaagagaccaagaaaaggcaaacaaaaaaaatggatcaGCAACCCTGATGAATGGTTATTTTTTGATGGTCACAATTGTTACAGAATGTTAATGtttatattaatattattaatattttgatttctgatttgagtttatatattgatatttgtaatatattatatttctctctgttaaacaacattgtcttttgaagggcagctgaggatgtaggctatgaatgagatgtggatttaggatttgccatgtctaactagtcaccctaaaagcgactagaatggaagaaattgcatttaagaaatgcaaaattgTCTAGAGAGGGCCCCACACTCTGCACTATTccatattcataaaatgtatacatgtatctaCATCATATCTACACAGATTTATATTTATATCTGTACTGTGGAACAACTTCTAAGATGCGTGTCGCAAACCGACCCGCTGAAATCCCACtccaaggtttttggaaaagttggcCACCCTGTGTACAATGCAGCTACTTCTTCTGGCTCCATGCCAAAAATGTCCGCTGAACGCGCTGCACAGTCCTGGCATGGCTCCAAACGTCGTCCAGGTAAGCTGTCCATTTCTGGAGTCTCCGTCtctcaaaaaaagaaagttcaggAGTTCATTAGTCACCTGCAGTTTCTGATACGAGGTGGCGTCCTGCTCCAGACAGCGCCACAATTCCTCATAGAGGTCACAGAAATGGTCGGAGCCCGCCGCGTCCATGTGTGGTGAGATCTTTCTGTCACAACGGGTCGgctggtaggacacggatgcggactcagaggtgTAAGGCAAAAAGACCgggttttattcacaaaaacaaagttaaacaaaaggcgcagctgagccggataacaagactaaactgtggaatagATACATGAATATtattgagacaaaacaaaagacatgAAAGACACTTAACTTTAAGGTCGTGGCTTGACGTGGCAAGGGAGTGGTGATATCGGGGTAAAGATCTCACCAaaagacaggggagcctgggaactaaatagggaactgagagtgattggtgagtgcagctggggattATGACAAACAGATGACGTGAGTAACAACTAATaacctggcatgggaagtggtggtggggggggggacatGGTAAAACCGGactaaaacatgaactcaaaagccaaaacagaaacaacctaaaacatgataaaacatcaaactaaaaacatggggagaaCCCCATGGGCGGGACAAAAGCCAGGATAAAATCTGCTTTACATGTCAGGTTCAGTCCTGAAATGATCAAATGATTCAAACGTTTAACCTTAAATCTCACATCTACCAGTTCTACTTCCAGCCTGAGAGCAGAAATGTTCCCGTTCTAACCCTGCACCGATAACACAGCTGAGCCACTACATGTTGTTCCTGTTTAACAGCTAAACTGTTGCTGCTTTATGTTGTGCTGATCTGTCTTTCACCATGTCTGGGGAGTGTTGTAAATCATCGGTAACACACCCTGCCTCTCTGTAAAAACCAGCTCTTCGGCCTCCCTGTTAGATATTTCCTTGTTCCCGCCCACAGATCTCTTTGCATAAGGATGGGCGTGAGCGACATGGTGCAACACGCAGCTGCTGTTAAGCCTCATTTCCTGGTTTGTGTGAGTATCAGCAGAGATCTGTTACCCTTCAGAGCGCACGGATCGTTTCTGTTCAGGTGAAACTATTTGACAGTTACTGTGAAGAGGAGAAATGGCTCAGAAAGGAGATCAGCTGGAAGAAGTAGAATTCATTCCTTCCTGAATCAAAGTCGGATAacctccttcttcttcctgcTCTCAGCCACAGCGGCTCCGCTCGGCCCACATgtttccttgttccctccccttcagatCTGTAGCTCATGATGGGTGTAACCAACAGGAGGGGAGCTGATAGGCTCTGTTCTCTGCACCGACACGTCATTTATAGCTCAGAGCTCAGATAAGTTTCAGTTTTGAGGAAGTGAAACTCAGTCAGTCGCTGTTGTTGAGAGGAGAAATGgcgcagaaaggagttcagctggaccCAGAAACCCTCTGCTGTTCGAtctgcctggatctgctgaaggatccggtgactattccctgtggacacagctactgcatgagctgtgttaaaggcttctgggatggagaggatcagaagggaatccacagctgccctcagtgcaggaaaactttcacagcgaggcctgtcctggagaaaaacaccatgttagctgatttagtggagcagctgaagaagactggactccaagctgctcctgctgatcactgctatgctggagctgaagatgtggcctgtgatttctgctctgggagaaaactgaaagccatcaagtcctgtttatcctgtccggcctcttactgtgagaatcaccttcagcctcattatgatgtggctccattaaggaaacacaagctggtggagccctccaagaagctccaggagaacatctgctctgttcacgatgaggtgatgaagatgttctgccgtaccgatgagaagtgcatctgttatctctgctctgtggatgaacataaaggccacgacacagtgtcagctgcagcagaaaggactgagaggcagagagagctggaggggagtcggcagcagatccagcagagaatccaggacgcagagaaagatgtgaagctgcttcagcaggagctggaggccatccatcagtctgctgataaaacagaggagcacagccagaagatctttagccagctgatccgtctcctccagaaaagaagctctgatgtgaagcagcagatcagatcccagcaggaagccgaagggagtcgagtcaaagagcttcaggagaagctggagcaggagatcactgagctgaagaggaaagatgctgagctgcagcagctctcacacacagaggatcacagccagtttctgcacagctgcccctcagtggcagcactcaggggggctacacactcatccagcatccagatccgtcctctgaggcactttgaggatgtgacagcagctgtgtcagagctcagagataaactacaggacatcctgagagaggaatgggccaacatctcactgagagtcgctgaagtggatgttttactgtcacagccagaaccagaaccaggaccagaaccaaaacctgaaccaggaccagaaccagaaccagagagcagagctgatttcttaaaatattcatgtgaaatcacactggatcaaaacacagcaaacacacagctgttactgtcagaggggaacagaaaagtgacatatATGAAACATCCTCAGTCTtattctgatcatccagacagatccACTGGATGGcctcaggtcctgagcagagagagtctgactggacgttgttactgggaggtggagaggagaggaggaggagttattgtagcagtcgcatacaagaacatcagcagagcaggatgGGGGACTGAATGTGGATttggatttaatgacaaatcttgggcattaAATTGTTTCTCAGACAGTTATACATTTCTGTACAACGACATaaaaacc
The sequence above is drawn from the Odontesthes bonariensis isolate fOdoBon6 chromosome 14, fOdoBon6.hap1, whole genome shotgun sequence genome and encodes:
- the LOC142398188 gene encoding tripartite motif-containing protein 16-like, giving the protein MAQKGVQLDPETLCCSICLDLLKDPVTIPCGHSYCMSCVKGFWDGEDQKGIHSCPQCRKTFTARPVLEKNTMLADLVEQLKKTGLQAAPADHCYAGAEDVACDFCSGRKLKAIKSCLSCPASYCENHLQPHYDVAPLRKHKLVEPSKKLQENICSVHDEVMKMFCRTDEKCICYLCSVDEHKGHDTVSAAAERTERQRELEGSRQQIQQRIQDAEKDVKLLQQELEAIHQSADKTEEHSQKIFSQLIRLLQKRSSDVKQQIRSQQEAEGSRVKELQEKLEQEITELKRKDAELQQLSHTEDHSQFLHSCPSVAALRGATHSSSIQIRPLRHFEDVTAAVSELRDKLQDILREEWANISLRVAEVDVLLSQPEPEPGPEPKPEPGPEPEPESRADFLKYSCEITLDQNTANTQLLLSEGNRKVTYMKHPQSYSDHPDRSTGWPQVLSRESLTGRCYWEVERRGGGVIVAVAYKNISRAGWGTECGFGFNDKSWALNCFSDSYTFLYNDIKTSISGPRSSRVGVYLDHRAGILSFYSVSGTMTLLHRVQTTFTQPLCAGIRLYFDYGDSAEFV